A genomic window from Sorex araneus isolate mSorAra2 chromosome 2, mSorAra2.pri, whole genome shotgun sequence includes:
- the C2H19orf53 gene encoding leydig cell tumor 10 kDa protein homolog, whose product MPCASQQPPHSAPTSGPAFSGACATMAQGQRKFQARKPGKSKGAAAAERTRGPKKGGRVIAPKKARVVQQQKLKKDLEVGIRKKIEHELTMKASSSLPKKLALLKGMPGKKKGASS is encoded by the exons ATGCCTTGCGCCTCCCAGCAACCACCTCACTCAGCGCCCACTTCCGGCCCCGCCTTTTCCGGCGCCTGCGCTACCATGGCGCAGGGACAGCGCAAATTCCAGGCGCGAAAGCCCGGCAAGAGCAAGGGCGCGGCCGCCGCGGAACGCACCCGGGGCCCAAAGAAAGGCG GTCGTGTCATCGCTCCTAAGAAGGCGCGCGTGGTCCAGCAGCAAAAGCTCAAGAAA GACCTGGAGGTGGGGATCCGGAAGAAGATCGAGCATGAGCTGACGATGAAGGCCAGCTCCAGCCTACCCAAGAAGCTGGCACTGCTGAAGGGGATGCCTGGCAAGAAGAAGGGGGCGTCCTCCTGA
- the MRI1 gene encoding methylthioribose-1-phosphate isomerase, with protein MWNIQWRHPSGPQTGQQCEDSPGDSDPGPPVRLRVHGRLLPGEALDLASRPPALRSAPCAENPPIEPLCSAPGAGVPPIVLRLRQSGPSVPPPALRSAPRPRRPAPRARQTLGPPKGGERGSRTMSLEAIRYSRGSLQILDQLLLPQQTRYEVVGSVRQAWEAIRTMKVRGAPAIALVGCLSLAVELQAGAGGPGLAALVAFVREALSFLVTARPTAVNMARAARDLTAAATQEAEREGATEAAVRERVIRFAEDMLEKDLRDNQNIGDLGARHLLERAAPDGRKVVVLTHCNTGALATAGYGTALGVIRSLHRLGRLEHAFCTETRPYNQGARLTAFELVYEHIPATLIADSMAAAAMAQRGVSAVVVGADRVVANGDTANKVGTYQLAIAAKHHSIPFYVAAPSSSCDLHLHTGQDIVIEERPGQELTEVQGIRIAAPGIGVWNPAFDVTPHDLITGGIITELGVFAPEDLRAALSAAGS; from the exons ATGTGGAATATCCAGTGGCGCCATCCGAGTGGCCCTCAGACAGGACAGCAGTGCGAGGACAGTCCCGGAGACAGTGACCCTGGACCACCGGTCCGGCTGCGGGTGCACGGACGCCTCCTCCCGGGGGAGGCCTTGGACCTTGCGtcccgcccccctgccctgcgCTCCGCCCCCTGCGCTGAGAATCCACCGATCGAGCCGCTCTGTTCCGCCCCGGGCGCTGGTGTCCCGCCCATTGTGCTGCGGCTCCGCCAATCGGGTCCCTCTGTTCCGCCCCCTGCGCTGCGCTCTGCCCCTCGGCCCCGCCGACCCGCCCCACGTGCGCGCCAGACCCTGGGACCCCCGAAAGGTGGAGAACGCGGCTCCCGCACCATGTCGCTGGAGGCGATCCGCTACTCGCGGGGCTCCCTGCAGATTCTCGACCAGCTGCTGCTGCCTCAGCAGACCCGCTACGAGGTGGTGGGCTCCGTGCGCCAGGCCTGGGAGGCCATCCGCACCATGAAG GTGCGCGGCGCCCCGGCCATCGCCCTCGTGGGCTGCCTCAGCCTCGCCGTGGAGCTGCAAGCGGGCGCCGGGGGCCCGGGGCTCGCCGCGCTCGTGGCCTTCGTGCGGGAAGCGCTGAGCTTCCTGGTCACCGCACGTCCGACCGCGGTCAACATGGCCCGCGCCGCCCGCGACCTGACTGCCGCCGCCACGCAGGAGGCCGAGCGGGAGGGCGCCACGGAAGCGGCGGTCCGGGAGAG AGTGATCCGCTTCGCTGAGGACATGCTGGAAAAAGACCTCAGGGACAATCAGAACATCGGGGACCTGGGAGCCCGCCACCTCCTGGAGCGGGCGGCCCCAGACGGTCGAAAGGTGGTAGTGCTCACCCACTGTAACACGGGGGCGCTGGCCACTGCCGGCTACGGCACCGCCCTGG GTGTGATCCGTTCTCTGCACCGCCTGGGCCGCCTGGAGCACGCGTTTTGCACGGAGACACGGCCATACAATCAGGGCGCCCGCCTGACGGCCTTTGAGCTAGTGTACGAGCACATTCCTGCCACGCTCATTGCAGACAGCATGGCGGCTGCCGCCATGGCCCAGCGGGGTGTGTCAG CTGTGGTGGTGGGAGCTGACCGTGTGGTCGCCAATGGGGACACGGCCAACAAGGTGGGCACCTACCAGCTGGCCATCGCCGCCAAGCACCACAGCATCCCCTTCTACGTGGCTGCCCCCAGCTCCTCATGTGACCTTCATCTGCACACGGGCCAGGACATCGTCATTGAGGAGCGCCCGGGACAGGAGCTGACTGAGGTGCAGGGAATTCGAATCGCGGCGCCTG GAATAGGGGTCTGGAACCCCGCCTTTGACGTCACCCCGCACGACCTCATCACTGGCGGCATCATCACAGAGTTGGGGGTCTTTGCCCCTGAGGATCTTCGGGCTGCCCTCAGCGCTGCTGGCTCCTGA
- the YJU2B gene encoding probable splicing factor YJU2B: MGERKGVNKYYPPDFNPEKHGSLNRYHGSHPLRERARKLAQGILIIRFEMPYNIWCDGCRNHIGMGVRYNAEKKKVGNYYTTPIYRFRMKCHLCVNYIEMQTDPASCDYVIVSGAQRKEERWDMQDNEQVLTTEHEKKQKLETDAMFRLEHGAADRGTLQKALPTLSHIQEVQSAWRDDFALNSLLRRRFREKKKAQQEEEQRDQALQAKASLAIPLVPETEDDRRLAALLKLHTLDSYEDKQKLKRTEITHRSWFSPCPGPGGGSRASSGVLKKLVQARRAAPPSSPVAPCQLGIVRRPPRDVPESLQAPAGTPESGDQPEETAQDRSTTPPDCHQETSQTPKTGGLEGDCLQGTPARASEPQDPQHHHSFGSSLVADYSDSESE, translated from the exons ATG GGCGAGAGGAAAGGAGTGAACAAATACTACCCCCCGGATTTCAACCCTGAGAAG CACGGCTCCCTCAACCGCTACCATGGCAGCCACCCGCTGCGAGAGCGGGCTCGGAAGCTGGCCCAGGGCATCCTCATCATCAG GTTTGAGATGCCATACAACATCTGGTGTGATGGCTGCAGGAACCACATTGGCATGG GGGTCCGCTACAACGCGGAGAAGAAGAAGGTGGGCAACTACTACACGACCCCCATCTACAG GTTCCGCATGAAATGCCACCTGTGTGTCAACTACATCGAGATGCAGACAGACCCCGCCAGCTGTGACTACGTGATCGTCAGTGGTGCCCAACGCAAGGAAGAGCGCTGGGACATGCAGGACAACGAGCAGGTGCTGACCACAG AGCACGAGAAGAAGCAGAAGCTGGAGACCGACGCCATGTTCCGGCTGGAGCACGGCGCAGCCGACCGCGGGACCCTGCAGAAGGCGCTGCCCACCCTCAGCCACATCCAGGAGGTGCAGAGCGCGTGGCGGGACGACTTCGCCCTCAACAGCCTGCTGCGGAGGAGGTTCCGG GAGAAGAAGAAGgcgcagcaggaggaggagcagcgggACCAGGCGCTGCAGGCCAAGGCCAGCCTGGCCATCCCGCTGGTGCCCGAGACCGAGGACGACCGCCGGCTGGCGGCGCTGCTCAAGCTACACACCCTGGACT CCTACGAGGATAAGCAGAAGCTGAAGAGGACAGAGATCACCCATCGCTCTTGGTTCAGCCCCTGCCCAGGTCCAGGTGGCGGCAGCAGAGCCAGCAGCGGAGTCCTGAAGAAACTGGTCCAGGCCCGCCGCGCGGCACCCCCCAGCAGCCCCGTTGCTCCGTGCCAACTGGGCATCGTGCGCCGGCCACCCCGGGACGTGCCTGAAAGCCTCCAGGCCCCAGCCGGGACCCCTGAGTCAGGGGACCAGCCCGAGGAGACCGCGCAGGACAGGTCCACAACCCCCCCAGACTGCCACCAGGAAACTTCCCAGACCCCCAAGACTGGCGGGCTGGAGGGGGACTGTCTGCAAGGGACCCCTGCAAGGGCGTCCGAGCCCCAGGACCCGCAGCACCACCACAGCTTCGGCTCCTCCCTTGTGGCTGACTACTCGGACTCAGAGAGCGAGTGA